From Apium graveolens cultivar Ventura unplaced genomic scaffold, ASM990537v1 ctg8265, whole genome shotgun sequence:
AATATTGCAGGAATTGTAGCAGGTTCAGGAGGAAGAACGAGAACAACAGACAGTACTATTGGAGATGGAGATGAGGAGTTTCTTGATGAGATTCATGGCCCGATACTTGATCATCCGATATGGTACATCACCACTGTTGGTTTACAGTCTTCTGTTATTAACTCGATCACGATTTTTAAGTACAAAAAATTTGATAAGTTGATTGAAGGTACGGATTGTTCTGTTTGTTTGACTGAGTTTCAAGATGATGAGACATTAAGATTGTTGCCAAAATGTAACCATGCATTTCATATACCTTGTATTGATACATGGTTAAGGTCACATACAACATGTCCGTTGTGTCGTGCTGGTATTGTGCCTAATAACGATGTAAATATTTCTTCTAATTTAGCTCAAAATgatcaaaattcaagtgtttctgGAGAAGGGAAGAATCACATTTGGAAAATGTGTCAAATGTTAGTGGAATTATGGATTTTAATCAGGTGAGAAATGAGATTATCGCAAGTAGGGAAGTCGTCGATGATGGTGGAACCGAAAATTGTGAGACTGGTGATCAAAGAAAGGAGATTAAGAGTATCAGAGCAGATATGTTTTCAGATAGGAATAGTACTCCTGAGATAATCGAAAATTCAAGCAATAGTATAAAAACAATGAAGAGGTCGTTTTCAGTGGATT
This genomic window contains:
- the LOC141704817 gene encoding RING-H2 finger protein ATL54-like; the protein is MAVKHRKLFPSSSPNNTFDGCSDICDPIVPYPDFDVLPPPLAPPPPLESYFIRIVAGSGGRTRTTDSTIGDGDEEFLDEIHGPILDHPIWYITTVGLQSSVINSITIFKYKKFDKLIEGTDCSVCLTEFQDDETLRLLPKCNHAFHIPCIDTWLRSHTTCPLCRAGIVPNNDVRNEIIASREVVDDGGTENCETGDQRKEIKSIRADMFSDRNSTPEIIENSSNSIKTMK